In Rosa chinensis cultivar Old Blush chromosome 1, RchiOBHm-V2, whole genome shotgun sequence, a genomic segment contains:
- the LOC112182429 gene encoding ABC transporter C family member 10, which yields MTEDLWTGFCGESEDSESLSFRFLIHPTSCINHALTIFLDIVLLVVLLFSMFIKSSKRVHVPARFLGFSSWQIVSAIFNGALGFVYLCFGAWNLEEELRNTRTALPLNWWLLGLFQGLTWLLLSLTLSIRAKQLPRQPSRVMCILAFLFSGVLFALSLFTVIFRNEMSVKIVLDILTFPGAALLLLCVFKGYKYEDGDEIISDDGLYAPLNGDSNGISKGNDHATPFSKAGLLSKMSFWWLNSLMKRGREKTLEDEDIPKLRKEDRAENCYAMFLEQLSKQKQIEPSSQPSVLKTIILCHRKEILLSGFFALLKILTICAGPLLLNAFILVAEGNESFEHEGYLLAGALFVSKTIESLSQRQWYFRCRLIGLKVRSLLTAAIYKKQLRLSNAAKLTHSGGEIMNYVTVDAYRIGEFPFWFHKTWTTSVQLCFSLVIFFRAVGLATFAALVVILLGVICNAPVAKLQHKFQSKLMKAQDERLKASSEALVNMKVLKLYAWETHFKKAIEKLRKEEHKWLSAMLLRRAYSTYLFWSTPVLVSTATFGACYFLKIPLHANNVFTFISTLRLVQDPIQTIPDVIAVVIQAKVAFGRIVKFLEAPELQTSNVRKCNMKNVANSIEIKSANFSWEENLSKSILRNINLEVRPGEKVAICGEVGSGKSSLLAAILGEIPNVQGNIQVYGKIAYVSQTAWIQSGTIQENILFGSCMDSQRYRETLERCSLVKDLELLPYGDLTEIGERGVNLSGGQKQRIQLARALYQDADIYLLDDPFSAVDAHTATNLFNEYVMEALSGKTVLLVTHQVDFLPAFDFVLLMMDGEILQAAPYQHLLALSQEFQNLVNAHKETAGSERLSDVTSAQKSGISSREIKKSYVEKPLKENKVDQLIKLEERETGDTGFKPYILYLKQNKGFLYFSIAVCLHFTSIMSQIAQNSWMATNVDNPSISTLRLLVVYLSIGFSATFIFLFRSLAAVVGGLETSKSLFSQLLNSLFRAPMSFYDSTPLGRILSRVSSDLSITDLDIPFSIVFACGVTMNAYCNLGVLTVVTWQVLFVSIPMVCVAIQLQKYYFSTAKALMRINGTTKSFVANHLAESVSGAITIRAFNEEERFSAKNFHLIDTNASPYFHNFSANEWLIQRLGMISAVVLASAALCMVLLPHGTFTSGFIGMALSYGLSLNVSLIDSIQNQCTIANYIISVERLNQYMHIPSEAPEVMEGNRPPANWPVVGKVDIQNLRMRYRDDTPLVLRGISCVFEGRHKIGIVGRTGSGKSTLISALFRLVEPAGGKVIVDGIDISTIGLHDLRSRFGIIPQDPTLFNGTVRYNLDPLSQHSDQEIWEVLGKCQLREAVEEKEKGLDSLVVHDGSNWSMGQRQLFCLGRALLRRSRVLVLDEATASIDNATDTILQKTIRTEFESCTVITVAHRIPTVMDCTMVLAISDGKIVEYDEPMRLMKREGSLFGQLVREYWSHPQSAESH from the exons ATGACGGAGGATTTATGGACTGGATTTTGTGGGGAATCTGAAGATTCTGAGAGTTTGAGTTTTCGGTTTCTGATTCATCCTACTTCATGCATTAATCACGCATTGACCATTTTCCTTGACATAGTTCTTCTTGTGGTGCTCTTGTTCAGTATGTTTATCAAGTCATCAAAAAGAGTTCATGTTCCAGCACGATTTCTAGGCTTTTCGAGTTGGCAAATAGTCTCGGCCATTTTCAATGGCGCTCTTGGATTTGTGTACTTGTGCTTCGGAGCCTGGAATTTAGAAGAGGAGCTGAGGAATACACGTACTGCTTTGCCTTTGAATTGGTGGTTACTTGGTCTCTTTCAAGGCCTCACATGGTTGCTTTTGAGCTTAACTCTAAGCATCAGGGCGAAGCAACTGCCAAGACAACCTTCAAGAGTGATGTGCATCCtggcttttttgttttctggagTTCTCTTTGCTCTATCGCTCTTCACAGTCATTTTCAGAAATGAAATGTCGGTTAAGATAGTACTAGATATCCTAACTTTTCCAGGAGCAGCATTGTTGCTGCTATGTGTTTTCAAGGGGTATAAGTATGAAGATGGTGATGAGATCATCAGTGACGATGGCCTTTATGCCCCTCTCAATGGTGACTCCAATGGCATTAGTAAAGGTAATGATCATGCAACCCCATTTAGCAAAGCTGGATTGTTAAGTAAAATGTCATTTTGGTGGTTAAATTCATTGATGAAAAGAGGTAGGGAGAAAACTCTGGAGGATGAAGATATACCGAAGTTGCGCAAGGAAGATAGAGCAGAAAATTGCTATGCGATGTTCTTGGAGCAACTAAGCAAGCAGAAACAAATTGAGCCATCTTCCCAGCCATCAGTATTAAAGACTATAATCCTATGCCACCGGAAGGAGATTTTACTATCTGGTTTCTTTGCTTTGCTGAAGATACTCACTATCTGTGCTGGTCCTTTGCTTCTCAATGCCTTCATTTTGGTTGCAGAGGGAAATGAAAGTTTCGAGCATGAAGGTTATCTGTTAGCCGGAGCACTTTTTGTTTCAAAAACCATTGAATCCTTGTCACAAAGGCAGTGGTACTTCAGGTGCAGGCTTATTGGTTTGAAAGTTAGGTCTTTGCTGACAGCAGCCATTTACAAAAAGCAATTAAGATTATCTAATGCTGCTAAGTTGACACACTCAGGTGGTGAGATCATGAATTATGTTACTGTGGATGCTTATAGGATTGgagagtttccattttggttccaTAAGACTTGGACTACTAGCGTCCAGCTCTGTTTTTCTTTGGTAATTTTTTTCCGTGCAGTTGGCCTAGCTACATTTGCAGCCTTGGTGGTGATACTTTTGGGTGTGATTTGCAATGCTCCAGTTGCTAAGCTACAACATAAGTTCCAGAGTAAGCTTATGAAGGCTCAAGATGAAAGGCTCAAGGCTAGTTCTGAGGCTCTAGTGAACATGAAGGTCTTAAAGTTATATGCATGGGAAACACATTTCAAGAAGGCAATAGAAAAGTTAAGGAAGGAGGAGCACAAATGGTTATCTGCAATGCTGTTAAGAAGAGCATATAGTACTTATCTCTTTTGGTCAACTCCTGTTTTGGTCTCTACTGCAACATTTGGGGCGTGCTATTTTCTCAAAATTCCGTTACATGCAAACAATGTTTTCACTTTTATCTCTACTTTGAGACTTGTTCAGGACCCCATTCAAACCATACCTGATGTTATTGCGGTTGTCATTCAAGCCAAGGTTGCATTTGGTCGTATTGTGAAATTCCTTGAGGCACCTGAGCTGCAAACTTCAAATGTCCGGAAGTGCAACATGAAGAATGTAGCTAACTCCATTGAAATTAAGTCAGCTAATTTTTCATGGGAAGAGAATTTATCGAAGTCCATACTGAGAAATATAAATTTAGAGGTTAGACCTGGTGAAAAGGTGGCTATATGTGGTGAAGTCGGCTCAGGCAAGTCAAGCCTTCTAGCTGCAATTCTTGGAGAAATTCCAAATGTGCAAGGAAAT ATTCAAGTTTATGGGAAGATTGCCTATGTTTCTCAAACAGCATGGATCCAGTCAGGAACTATACAAGAAAATATTCTCTTTGGTTCTTGTATGGATAGTCAGAGATATCGAGAGACGCTTGAGAGATGCTCACTAGTAAAGGACCTTGAGCTGCTTCCCTACGGTGACCTTACTGAAATAGGAGAGAGAGGGGTGAATCTAAGTGGAGGTCAGAAGCAGCGGATCCAACTTGCACGCGCTCTCTATCAGGATGCTGATATATATCTATTGGATGATCCATTCAGTGCTGTTGATGCACATACTGCCACAAACTTATTTAAT GAATATGTAATGGAAGCACTTTCAGGCAAGACAGTACTACTTGTGACCCATCAAGTTGATTTCCTGCCTGCATTTGATTTCGTTTTG TTGATGATGGATGGGGAGATCCTACAAGCAGCTCCTTATCAACATCTATTGGCTTTAAGCCAAGAATTCCAGAACCTTGTCAATGCACACAAAGAAACTGCTGGTTCCGAAAGGCTTTCAGATGTCACTTCTGCTCAAAAATCTGGAATATCATCTAGAGAGATTAAGAAGAGCTATGTTGAGAAgccattaaaagaaaataaagttgaCCAATTGATTAAacttgaagagagagaaacaggTGACACAGGTTTTAAGCCATACATACTGTATCTGAAGCAGAACAAAGGGTTCCTGTACTTCTCAATTGCCGTTTGTCTACACTTCACTTCCATTATGAGTCAGATTGCACAGAACTCTTGGATGGCTACTAATGTTGATAATCCGAGTATTAGCACATTGCGGTTGCTTGTGGTTTACTTATCGATTGGATTCTCCGCAAcatttatttttctgtttagATCTCTTGCAGCAGTTGTCGGGGGCCTTGAGACATCAAAGTCTTTGTTCTCACAACTACTAAACTCCCTTTTTCGTGCACCCATGTCATTTTATGACTCAACACCACTGGGAAGGATACTTAGTCGG GTTTCATCTGATCTGAGTATCACAGATCTTGATATTCCATTCAGCATAGTATTTGCTTGTGGAGTTACCATGAATGCCTATTGCAATCTTGGGGTATTGACTGTTGTTACCTGGCAAGTCCTGTTTGTCTCCATCCCAATGGTCTGTGTCGCAATTCAGCTACAG AAGTACTATTTTTCTACTGCAAAAGCGTTGATGAGGATCAATGGAACAACTAAGTCCTTTGTAGCAAACCATCTCGCAGAGTCTGTCTCAGGAGCCATTACCATAAGAGCTTTCAATGAAGAAGAGCGCTTCTCGGCAAAGAACTTTCACCTCATTGACACAAATGCTAGTCCTTATTTCCACAATTTTTCTGCAAATGAGTGGTTAATTCAACGATTAGGGATGATCAGCGCGGTGGTTCTTGCCTCTGCAGCACTTTGTATGGTTTTGCTTCCTCATGGAACTTTTACCTCTG GGTTTATTGGGATGGCACTTTCTTATGGTCTATCATTAAATGTGTCCTTGATCGACTCAATTCAGAACCAGTGCACTATAGCAAATTATATCATTTCTGTTGAAAGACTAAATCAATACATGCACATTCCTAGTGAAGCCCCGGAAGTAATGGAGGGAAACCGTCCACCAGCCAACTGGCCTGTCGTAGGAAAAGTGGATATACAAAATTTGCGG ATGAGATATAGGGATGACACACCACTTGTACTTCGAGGGATTAGTTGTGTTTTTGAAGGACGACATAAGATTGGTATTGTTGGCCGGACAGGCAGTGGGAAGTCTACACTCATCAGCGCTCTATTTCGGCTGGTCGAGCCAGCCGGAGGGAAGGTCATAGTCGATGGCATTGACATCTCTACTATAGGACTTCATGATCTGAGGTCAAGATTCGGAATAATACCTCAAGACCCTACTCTCTTTAATGGCACCGTCAGATACAATTTGGACCCCTTATCTCAACATTCAGACCAAGAAATATGGGAG GTTCTTGGGAAGTGTCAGCTTCGAGAGGCTGttgaggagaaagaaaaaggctTGGACTCGTTAG TTGTGCATGATGGATCAAACTGGAGCATGGGGCAAAGGCAACTGTTCTGCCTCGGGCGCGCTCTTCTAAGGAGAAGTCGGGTATTGGTGCTTGATGAAGCAACTGCATCCATCGACAATGCAACTGATACGATCCTGCAGAAGACTATAAGGACTGAGTTTGAATCTTGTACAGTAATTACAGTAGCCCACAGGATACCTACTGTGATGGATTGCACAATGGTTCTTGCCATTAGTGATG GAAAAATAGTGGAGTATGATGAGCCAATGAGGTTGATGAAGAGAGAAGGCTCGCTGTTTGGGCAGCTTGTCAGGGAGTACTGGTCTCATCCCCAGTCTGCAGAATCTCATTGA
- the LOC112182476 gene encoding uncharacterized protein LOC112182476: protein MSTVFFSVSNFIFFSNPNYSVRYSISPKATPFRLVRSPRRLATPVFSKSSEAEEVSAAPEDEWLKRLPDKKKPLYSHSLPCIEAWLRSLGFFQSREDRAVWLIEKPEWHAQLSLDVTDLYVRYLKTGPGNLEKDMERRFSYALSREDIENAVLGGP, encoded by the exons ATGTCGACCGTCTTCTTCTCCGTTTCgaatttcatcttcttctcaaATCCAAACTACTCTGTTCGCTATTCAATTTCTCCTAAAGCGACGCCGTTTCGGCTCGTTCGGTCTCCGAGAAGGCTCGCGACTCCGGTGTTTTCGAAGTCGTCGGAGGCGGAGGAGGTCTCGGCGGCGCCGGAGGACGAGTGGCTGAAGAGGCTACCGGACAAGAAGAAGCCTTTGTACTCTCACAGTCTTCCTTGCATTGAGGCCTGGCTGAGAAGCTTGGGGTTTTTCCAGAGCAGAGAGGACCGGGCGGTTTGGCTGATCGAAAAGCCCGAGTGGCATGCCCAGCTCTCTCTCGACGTTACCGATCTCTATGTCAG GTATCTAAAGACCGGACCTGGAAATCTTGAAAAGGATATGGAGAGGAGGTTTAGCTATGCACTGAGCAGAGAGGACATCGAAAATGCAGTGCTTGGAGGTCCCTGA